GCGGCCGCGTGCGCACCGCATGAAACAGCACCAGACCAAGCAGGCTGCCGATGAAGAGGGCCAGGGATGGCCACAAGACGGGCTGCGCTTTGGCGAAGGTGGCGAGCGTCGCGGGCATGGCATCGCCGAGCACGCTCGGTGAGACGATGATCGCGATCACGACGACGAGCGGCAAGATCGACGGGATCAGCGCGGGCAACACCTCCTTCAGTGGCTTGCCATCGGCATCGACCAGCGCGCCGATCGGATCGCCCGGTGCTGGATCAAACCCTTCGCCTGCCACCTTCGCCTTGCGGCGCTGCCATTCGAGATAGGTCATGCCCAAACCGAACATGATCGCGCCCCCCACAAAGCCGAGCAGCGGTGCGGCATATAGATCGGTGCCAAGCGACAACGTTGGAATTATGTTCTGGATCGACGGAGTTCCTGGCAGCGCGGTCAAGGTGAACGTGCCGCCGCCCAGTGCCAGCGCCGCACAGAACAGGCGCTTGGGAATGTCGGCTTCGCGGAGCAGGCGCAAGCCAAGTGGGTACATAGCGAAGATCACCACGAAGACTACCACTCCACCATAGGTGAGCATGGCGCAGGCCAACACCGTGATCCAGAGCGCGCGCTCGGCCCCCAGCTTGCGAACAAGCGCCAAGGCGATGCTAGCTGCTGCGCCGCTATCGCCCATAACCCGGCCAAACATCGCTCCAGCCACAAAGAGCAGGAAGAAACGCCCCGCGAAGGTAAAGGCACCGAGCTTGCCGAAAAGATAGCTCTGGTCGAGCGTCTCCCCCAAGGGGAGCGCACTGGTAACGATCACGATCAGCGAGCACAGCAACGAAGCGAGAATGATGTTCACCCCCCGCAGCGCGAGGGTGATCAGCAGCGCGAGGCTGGCTAGTAGGCCGAGCGCCGAGATCACGAGAAGGCTCGCGGCTGGAGGACTGGATCAATCACCGTTCCTTCGGCAAGGAAGCTGGCGATATTTCCAAGTCCGCGCTGGATGATATCGCTGCGGCAATGCGCGGTTGCGCTGCCGATATGCGGGGTAAGCACAACCTGTTCCATTTCGAGCAGTTCCCTCTGTACTCTCGGCTCGCCATCGAAAACGTCGAGTCCGGCGGCGGCTATTTGCCGCGACCGGAGGGCCGCAATGAGAGCCTCCTCATCGACCAATTCGCCCCGGGCCGTGTTGACCAAGATCGCGCCATGCTTACAGGACGAAAGAGCTCTGGCATCGATCAGGTGGCGTGTCTCGGGAGTCAATGGGGCATTGATCGAGACGATGTCGCATTCGGGGAGCATCGCAAGCAGGTCGGCTCGATACATAGCTCCCAAGTCCTTGGCGGCTTCCGGTATCTCGCTGCGACTGTGATAGAGAATTGTCATGCCAAAGCCGGTGGCTCGGCGCGCTATCGCTTGGCCGATTGCGCCAAATCCTACGATCCCAAGCGTAGCGCCGTGAACGCGCGTTCCGAGCGGAGGCAGTGGGACACTGCCCCAGTCACCTCGGCGCAGGAAACGCTCGCCTTCGCCCACTCGCCGGGCCGCAGCAAGAATCAATGCAAACGCGAGATCCGCGGTATCTTGTGTAACGACCGGCGTGTTCGAGACGAGCAGATCACGGCGTGCGGCAGCGGCAAGATCAATGTTGTCATAGCCGACACCGAGATTGGCGATGAGGCCGATCGTCTCCGGAAAGGCGCCGATCACTTTCTCGTCGACCGGATCGACGGCAGTTGCCAGATAGACTACGGCATCAGGAGGGATCGCCAGGGCATTCTGTGCATGCACAAAGCGAAGGTGCTGCCCGGCCAGGTTCATCTCTGTCAGCGGCAGTGGCTGGCTCATGGCGATGGTCGCTTGCACGGCTCAGGCACCTTCCGGGGGCAGTCGCACTCCGCCGCGATCGGCACTGGTTGCGAAATGGGCATAGATCCTGAGCGCGTTCGAGACTTGGCGATTGCGCATGCCTTTTGGCATCCAGCCCTTGGCGTGCGCATCCTCTTCCGCCTTGCGCCGCGCCAGTTCCTCATCATCGACCAGCAGGTTGATGCTGCGATTGGGGATGTCGATTTCAATCTGGTCGCCCTCTTCGACAAGGGCAATTTCGCCTCCAGCCGCCGCTTCGGGCGAAATATGCCCGATTGACAGGCCCGAGGTTGCGCCAGAATAGCGTCCATCGGTGATAAGCGCACAGCTTTCAGCCAGACCCATGCCCTTGAGGATCGTGGTCGGCATCAGCATTTCCTGCATGCCTGGACCACCCTTTGGCCCCTCGTAGCGGATCACGACAACGTCCCCGGGTGCGATTACATCGCCCCTACCGATGGCAGCAACGGCGGGGTCCTGCGCATCGAACACACGAGCGCGCCCGACGAACTTGAGCATGTGAGGTTTGACCGATCCGGTTTTCACGACGCAGCCGTCGCGGGCGATGTTGCCATATAGGATGGCGAGACCACCTTCCTGACAGTGTGCGTGGTCGACATCGCGCAGACAACCGCTCTCGCGGTCGAGATCTAATTCACCGCGGGTTTCGTGCGACAGAGCTTGAGCCCCAGTCACACCCGAAGCGTCAGCGGAATACCACTGGATTACGGCCTCGTCCTTGGTCAGCTTGACGTCCCATTTCTTCAGCACATCGCCGAGCGAGCCGCCAGGTTCGGCGAGGTGTCGCGCCGAAGTGTCGATCTTGCCCGCCCGCTCGAGCTCGCCTATAATCGCCAGCACGCCGCCGGCTTTATGCACGTCTTCCATGAAGTAGTCGGCAGTAGCCGGCGCGACCTTGCACAGAAACGGCACTTCGCGCGACAAGCTGTCGATATCTGCCATCAAGAAATCGACGCCGCCTTCCTCGGCAATTGCCAGCAGATGCAGGATGGTGTTGGTTGATCCGCCCATTGCGATATCCATTGCCATCGCGTTGAGGAACGACTTGCGAGTTGCGACTGAGCGAGGAAGCACGTTCTCGTCGCCCTGCTCGTAATATCGCTTGGTGATGTCCACTACCGTGCGCCCAGCCAATTCGTAGAGGCGTCCTCGATCCGCGTGGGTCGCGACCAACGAACCGTTGCCCGGTAGAGCCAGCCCCAGCGCTTCCGCCAGGCAATTCATCGAATTTGCGGTGAACATGCCAGAGCACGAACCGCAGGTGGGGCAGGCATTCTCCTCCACCTCTTGCACCTTCCCGCCCAGATGCTCGGGGTTGAGCGACGAAATCACGGTGTCGGTCGCGTCCATGCGGTGCGTCGCGCCATTCACCTCGATCCTGCCAGCTTCCATAGGTCCGCCGGAGACATAGATCGTCGGCAGGTTCAGGCGCATCCCTGCCATGAGCATGCCGGGCGTTATCTTGTCGCAATTGGAGATACAGATCAGCGCATCGGCGCAATGGCCGTTGACCATGTATTCGATCGAATCCGCAATCAGGTCGCGGCTAGGTAGCGAATAGAGCATGCCGTCATGCCCCATCGCAATACCGTCATCGATCGCTATCGTGTTGAACTCGCGAGGGATGCCGCCGGCCTCCCAGATCGCATCGCAGACAATGCGCCCGATACCGTTGAGATGGACATGCCCAGGCACGAATTCGGTAAAGCTGTTGGCGACCGCGATTATGGGCTTGCCGAAATCGCTGCCCTTTACGCCACCGGCGCGAAACAGCGCCCGCGCGCCCGCTGCCAATTGCCCGGTAGTGACTTTGTTCGATCTGAGTGCCATGCGATGCTTCCTCGACGGATTGAGGTCGCTTCCTAAGCAGTCTTCATCAACGGGATTTGACTTTGCATCCCAATTTTATGTCATGAAAGATCAAGGGTGGCAGGGGTTGCGAGGCCTCTAATCCAGCCGCGGCGTCAGCAGTTTCGGTCCGTAAGCGATCAGGAACAGCACAAAGGCGGCGATCCAGGACGCCGCGGCGACCTCTAACAGCGCCCGATGGAAATCCGCGACCAGCGACGCGCATACGCGGGCAAGGACCGCCAGCTGGATCGCAGCATAGCACGCCTTGGTGGGCCAATCCGCTTCCAATGCTCGTCCCGTGTGGCCGAGCGTCGCCCGTGACATGACAGCCAAGATCATGGTCGCCATCGCCCCGACGGTGAGCGCATGAATTCCGGCGCTCGGCGGAATGGGAAGCCCCAGCCCGACTGCCGCGAGGAGGAGCAGGCCGATCGGGATCCAGGCGTAGGCCACATGGAGGATGATGACGATCGGCGAGAACGTGGTGCGCCAGCCCCGCCAGCGCCATAGCCGCACGAACTGGAGCAGCCCGGAAATCGCGAGGAGCGCCGATGGTAACTTCCCATAGCCGGCGATAATCCAGGCGAGAAGCGCAGCAGCGGTCGCGATGATGACCGCAATATCGAACTTGCCGGGTTGTGTTGGCATGGTCCCCGACAGCTTCTCTCGCTGCATCCAGTTGCGCGTGAATGAGGGCACGATCCGGCCGCCAATCAGCGAAACCAGAACCACCGCCAGCGCGATGCCGAAGCTGATGCCCAGGCCTTGATCGACTGAGCCCGCGACGCCCAAGTAATCGAGGGCGTTGGCGACGCCGAAGAGACCGATGACTGCAGCCACCGGCACATTGCGGTTCTTGGCCTGAAGGATCTCGCGAAGGATCAGGAGCGCCAGCCCGATGTAGAAGCCGGCGTCGACCAGCACCAACAGGAACAGCGGCAGGGCCGGGAGCGCGAAAGGCAGTAGCCGCGCGGTCAGCCACCACGAGGCAAGTGCCGCGAGCGGCCACCCGGCAATCGGGAGTCGGCCAGTCCAGTTGGGAACCGCGGTGAGCGCAAAGCCGGCAATGGCCGCGCCCACGAAACCGAACAACATCTCGTGGCGATGCCACGCGAGAGGATCGAGCGCTCCGATGCGCATCGCGCCTGTCTCGAGCGACCAGAACCTGATCGCTATCGCGACGACCGCCCAGATCCCTGCGCCAAGGAAGAAGGGGCGGAAACCGCCTCGCAGGATCGGCGGAGCCTCGGCCATGCGGCGGCGGCGGAGTTCCAGTCGTTCGCGGTTGTCCATCTGTTCCGTCAGTCCGCAGTGTCGAGGAAATCGACCCGGCCGCTGTCGAGATGATAGTAGGCGCCGACGACCCGAAGCCTACCTGCTTTTTGCGGTTCAAGCAGCGCGGGAGAGGCTTCCTCGCGCAGTTCACGCACCACCTTGCGTACGTTGCAAAGCGCGGCGGCGTTGACGAGATCGGGTGCCCATGGGTCGGCCTCCAGCACTGCGGGCAGTAACGACTGCAGCACCTTGCTGACATTGCCCGAGAACTGGCGCTGCTCGCGCGCCACCGCAACAGCGGCGCGCAGCGCCCCGCAGGCCTCGTGGCCCATCACCACGATCAACGGGACCTGCAGGTGCGCCACGGCGAATTCGAGACTGCCGAGCGCGCTCGAGCACAGCGTGTTGCCGGCGTTGCGCACTATGAAGAGCTCGCCGAGCCCGCGTTCGAACAGCAGCTCCGGCGGGACACGCGAATCCGAACACGACAGATAGGCGGCGAACGGGCGCTGCGCTGCCGCGAGGTGGAGACGGTGCAGTCGATCCATCGGCGGTTGATAGGGCGCATCTTCGAGGAAGCGCCGGTTGCCCTCCTTGAGGCGCTCCAGCACCTCGGCAGGCGTTAGCGGCAAGACATCGGATTCTTTCATATGAAGCGGCCATACCCTAACCGCGCTCGGCTTCTTTGACAAAAATCAATTACTGGTGCGCCTGGGTCGGTATCTGAGCGACATGAATCAAGCAACTCTTCCGCTCGCCGCGCTGATTGTTGCAGCGCTTGTCCCCTCGGTCGCGCAGGCCGAGACCGACGCAAATCCGGACATCACGCCTTACGCCGATATTCGTTACCGGCTTGAACTGGTCGATCAGGACGGCTTGCCGGAGGACGCCACCGCGTCGACCCTGCGCGTCAAGGCGGGCGTGAAGCTTGGCGAGTGGAACGGATTCAGCGCGCTGGTCGAAGGCGAAGCCATCGCCCGCCTTGGTCCAGAAGATTACAACGACACGGTCAACGGGCGGACCCAGTTTCCCGTCGTCGCGGATCCCGCCGATGTCCTGCTCAACCAGGCCTATCTTCGGTGGCGGCCCGATCCCGCGATCGAGACGACCGTGGGTCGGCAGGCCGTCAATCTCGACAACCAGCGCTGGATCGGTTCGGTCGGCTGGCGCCAGAATGACCAGACGCTCGACGCGGCCCGCCTGACGGTCAAACCGGTCAAAGGCCTTACCGCGGACTATTTCTATGCCTGGCGGGTCAACCGGATCTTCGGGCCGGATTCGCCCCAGGGCATCTGGCGCGACAACGACATTCATGGCCTCCGCGTTGGTTACGACATTGCGAATATCGGCACCCTGTCGGCCTATGGCTACTGGCTGGACATCCCTTCCGCTCCAGCCGCTAGCAGCAAGACCGTTGGGGTGCGGATGGCTGGCGCGCACTCGGTGGGGGAAGGCGGCAAGCTGCTCTACACCGCCGAATATGCGCGCCAGTCCGACCATGCCGCCAATCCGGCGGATTTCGAACTCGACTACCTGCTGCTTGAGCCGGGCTTTTCGGCCTCGGGCTTCACCGTCAAGGCGGGGCTTGAACGCCTGGAAGGCGACGGGACCACGGCCTTGCAAACCCCGCTGGCAACCCTTCATGCGTTCAACGGTTGGGCCGACAAGTTCCTGGCCACGCCTGCCAACGGATTGCGCGATCTCTACGCGGATGCGGCATACAAGTTCGGCGAGGGGTCGGCACTCAAGGGACTGACCTTGCGGGTCGCCTACCACGACTTCGATTCGACCCGTGGCGACATCTCCTATGGGAGCGAATGGAACGCGCTGGTTGCGTATCCCCTGACCAAGCAGATCAGCCTGCTCGCGAAGTTCGCCAGCTATGACGCCAAGGAACTGGCGACCGACACGCGCAAGGCGTGGTTCCAGGTGGAGGCGAAGTTCTAGCGGTTCAGACGGGTATCGGGTCGGGCCGCGCGAAGGCGCAAAG
This region of Altererythrobacter sp. CAU 1644 genomic DNA includes:
- a CDS encoding NAD(P)-dependent oxidoreductase gives rise to the protein MSQPLPLTEMNLAGQHLRFVHAQNALAIPPDAVVYLATAVDPVDEKVIGAFPETIGLIANLGVGYDNIDLAAAARRDLLVSNTPVVTQDTADLAFALILAAARRVGEGERFLRRGDWGSVPLPPLGTRVHGATLGIVGFGAIGQAIARRATGFGMTILYHSRSEIPEAAKDLGAMYRADLLAMLPECDIVSINAPLTPETRHLIDARALSSCKHGAILVNTARGELVDEEALIAALRSRQIAAAGLDVFDGEPRVQRELLEMEQVVLTPHIGSATAHCRSDIIQRGLGNIASFLAEGTVIDPVLQPRAFS
- a CDS encoding GntP family permease, whose translation is MISALGLLASLALLITLALRGVNIILASLLCSLIVIVTSALPLGETLDQSYLFGKLGAFTFAGRFFLLFVAGAMFGRVMGDSGAAASIALALVRKLGAERALWITVLACAMLTYGGVVVFVVIFAMYPLGLRLLREADIPKRLFCAALALGGGTFTLTALPGTPSIQNIIPTLSLGTDLYAAPLLGFVGGAIMFGLGMTYLEWQRRKAKVAGEGFDPAPGDPIGALVDADGKPLKEVLPALIPSILPLVVVIAIIVSPSVLGDAMPATLATFAKAQPVLWPSLALFIGSLLGLVLFHAVRTRPLAVAGEGMQDAVVPLFATSVVIGFGGVVVQTAGFGSFASALMSFDSYPLLSMFGAVSTVSGITGSASGGLQIFMETLAPSYLAMGIAPEELHRLAVMASGGFDSLPHCGAIIAMLAITRLTHQNAYRDVAVVTVVIPVIATLCCIAIASLT
- the ilvD gene encoding dihydroxy-acid dehydratase gives rise to the protein MALRSNKVTTGQLAAGARALFRAGGVKGSDFGKPIIAVANSFTEFVPGHVHLNGIGRIVCDAIWEAGGIPREFNTIAIDDGIAMGHDGMLYSLPSRDLIADSIEYMVNGHCADALICISNCDKITPGMLMAGMRLNLPTIYVSGGPMEAGRIEVNGATHRMDATDTVISSLNPEHLGGKVQEVEENACPTCGSCSGMFTANSMNCLAEALGLALPGNGSLVATHADRGRLYELAGRTVVDITKRYYEQGDENVLPRSVATRKSFLNAMAMDIAMGGSTNTILHLLAIAEEGGVDFLMADIDSLSREVPFLCKVAPATADYFMEDVHKAGGVLAIIGELERAGKIDTSARHLAEPGGSLGDVLKKWDVKLTKDEAVIQWYSADASGVTGAQALSHETRGELDLDRESGCLRDVDHAHCQEGGLAILYGNIARDGCVVKTGSVKPHMLKFVGRARVFDAQDPAVAAIGRGDVIAPGDVVVIRYEGPKGGPGMQEMLMPTTILKGMGLAESCALITDGRYSGATSGLSIGHISPEAAAGGEIALVEEGDQIEIDIPNRSINLLVDDEELARRKAEEDAHAKGWMPKGMRNRQVSNALRIYAHFATSADRGGVRLPPEGA
- a CDS encoding NnrS family protein, translated to MDNRERLELRRRRMAEAPPILRGGFRPFFLGAGIWAVVAIAIRFWSLETGAMRIGALDPLAWHRHEMLFGFVGAAIAGFALTAVPNWTGRLPIAGWPLAALASWWLTARLLPFALPALPLFLLVLVDAGFYIGLALLILREILQAKNRNVPVAAVIGLFGVANALDYLGVAGSVDQGLGISFGIALAVVLVSLIGGRIVPSFTRNWMQREKLSGTMPTQPGKFDIAVIIATAAALLAWIIAGYGKLPSALLAISGLLQFVRLWRWRGWRTTFSPIVIILHVAYAWIPIGLLLLAAVGLGLPIPPSAGIHALTVGAMATMILAVMSRATLGHTGRALEADWPTKACYAAIQLAVLARVCASLVADFHRALLEVAAASWIAAFVLFLIAYGPKLLTPRLD
- a CDS encoding porin, which codes for MNQATLPLAALIVAALVPSVAQAETDANPDITPYADIRYRLELVDQDGLPEDATASTLRVKAGVKLGEWNGFSALVEGEAIARLGPEDYNDTVNGRTQFPVVADPADVLLNQAYLRWRPDPAIETTVGRQAVNLDNQRWIGSVGWRQNDQTLDAARLTVKPVKGLTADYFYAWRVNRIFGPDSPQGIWRDNDIHGLRVGYDIANIGTLSAYGYWLDIPSAPAASSKTVGVRMAGAHSVGEGGKLLYTAEYARQSDHAANPADFELDYLLLEPGFSASGFTVKAGLERLEGDGTTALQTPLATLHAFNGWADKFLATPANGLRDLYADAAYKFGEGSALKGLTLRVAYHDFDSTRGDISYGSEWNALVAYPLTKQISLLAKFASYDAKELATDTRKAWFQVEAKF
- a CDS encoding carbonic anhydrase: MKESDVLPLTPAEVLERLKEGNRRFLEDAPYQPPMDRLHRLHLAAAQRPFAAYLSCSDSRVPPELLFERGLGELFIVRNAGNTLCSSALGSLEFAVAHLQVPLIVVMGHEACGALRAAVAVAREQRQFSGNVSKVLQSLLPAVLEADPWAPDLVNAAALCNVRKVVRELREEASPALLEPQKAGRLRVVGAYYHLDSGRVDFLDTAD